Proteins encoded within one genomic window of Glycine soja cultivar W05 chromosome 1, ASM419377v2, whole genome shotgun sequence:
- the LOC114423529 gene encoding homeobox-leucine zipper protein HAT4-like, translating into MTVQKEDLGLSLSLSFPLLSSSPSSHNPQKPSWNDPIFTSSGEAGSFLRGIDVNRLPSVVDCEEEAGVSSPNSTVSSVSGKRSERETNGEENDTDRACSRGIISDEEDAETSRKKLRLSKDQSIVLEESFKEHNTLNPKQKLALAKQLGLRARQVEVWFQNRRARTKLKQTEVDCEFLKRCCENLTEENRRLQKEVQELRALKLSPQFYMHMTPPTTLTMCPSCERVAVPPSSAVDPATRHHHVPPSHPRAFPIGPWARPFDALRPRS; encoded by the exons ATGACGGTTCAAAAGGAAGATTTGGGCTTGAGTCTAAGTTTGAGCTTCCCtctcctctcctcttctccttccaGCCACAACCCTCAGAAACCCTCTTGGAACGACCCTATTTTCACTTCTTCAG GTGAAGCTGGATCATTCCTCCGCGGAATCGATGTGAACCGTTTACCTTCTGTGGTTGATTGCGAAGAGGAAGCAGGTGTTTCATCTCCAAACAGCACGGTTTCTAGCGTCAGTGGAAAGCGCAGCGAGAGGGAAACCAATGGAGAAGAAAACGACACAGACAGAGCTTGTTCCAGAGGCATCATCAGCGACGAAGAAGATGCTGAAACCTCTAGAAAGAAACTTAGACTCTCCAAAGATCAGTCAATTGTCCTGGAAGAGAGCTTCAAAGAACACAACACTCTTAACCCC AAGCAAAAGTTGGCACTGGCGAAACAGCTGGGTCTTCGAGCGAGACAAGTGGAGGTGTGGTTCCAGAACAGAAGGGCAAG GACGAAGCTGAAGCAAACGGAGGTTGACTGCGAGTTTTTGAAAAGGTGCTGCGAGAATCTGACGGAGGAAAACAGGAGGTTGCAGAAGGAAGTGCAAGAGCTTAGAGCACTGAAACTTTCCCCGCAGTTCTACATGCACATGACCCCACCCACCACCCTCACCATGTGCCCCTCGTGTGAGCGTGTCGCGGTTCCCCCCTCCTCTGCCGTTGATCCTGCCACGCGTCACCATCACGTGCCTCCATCTCACCCCCGGGCCTTCCCCATTGGCCCATGGGCCAGGCCCTTCGATGCCCTCCGTCCCAGATCTTAG